The stretch of DNA GATGGCCACCGCCAGGCTGCACAAGTCGGTGAATCTGCGCCAGTTCGATGGCATGACCGTCTGGGACATGCGCGACTTCTTCCAGCTGTCCGGCTGCCATGTGGAGAAGATCGAGGGCGAGATGCCCACGACTCGCGCGCAGCGACTTTGCGACTTCCTGGCCATCAGCTGCGGGAATCTGAAGACAATCGCTCTGTTCAACAGTCCCATGAATGCGCGCAACATGCACAAGATGTTCGCCAAAATGCACAAGCTGGAGACGCTGCAGCTGCTCATGTCGGAGGTCTCCGATCGCGGCCTCCTGGCCCTGCGTAGTCTGCGCAACCTGAAGACGCTCAATTTGACTGGAAATCCATTGCAGGGCAATACTTTGGCCAAGCTGCCGGGCACCATAGAAAAGTTGTCGCTCAACAAGTGCTCGTACTTTGAGGGCGCCTACCTTCCCAAGATATGCCACTCCTTCCCTCGGCTGAAGGAGCTGAGCATCAAGAGCATTGACATGTCGTGGTCCAATGTCTACGAATCCCTGATCACAGGAAAAAGGTGTGCCCAGCTGGAAAGCCTGTCGATTAGCACCCATGAGGGCGAGAAGTACGAGTTTGTGGCCCAATTGCCCAGCCTGAAAAGCCTGTTTGTCTACACCACCTCGCCCCTTCGCGACACCTTGCGCAAGGAGCTCTTCGAGCAGCTGGCGCAGCACAAGGCGGATCAGTTGGAGCGACTCGAACTCTTTGGCCATGCACATCTGACCGGGGAAATGATTGCCAACGTTGCTAAGCTAGTTGGACTTCGCACTCTGGCCATTTCCCGCATTGAGACTGAAAATTCGCTGGACGAGCTATCTGGTTTGGTCGCCTTGGAGCGATTCACCCTCCGCCACTCGGCCAATGTCCGCGACACCGCGATCCTGCAACTGTTCGGTGCCTGCCGCAAGCTGTGCTATGTGGGACTGGAGGATTACCCCGAGGTAAGCGAGAAACTAGTGCTGGGCATCGTGGCCAAGGTGCGCCAGGAAATGGCCAACAAGGAGATGAAGCGCAAGTTACCCATCCAGCTGTGGACCTTTTTCCTGGGCAACGACATGGAAAGGCTCCTGAAAACGGTAAGTGTCTAAAGAAAAGTATTCTCTATTTTaccatatttatacccgttattcgtagagtaaaagggtaattgtattcgtgcaaaagtgtgtaagggagaaggaagcgtttccgaccccataaagtgtatatattctt from Drosophila takahashii strain IR98-3 E-12201 chromosome 2R, DtakHiC1v2, whole genome shotgun sequence encodes:
- the LOC108059003 gene encoding uncharacterized protein, which encodes MAHFVSNPSHQNYYFKDSIAYTEDHIPVQKLYFYKVPPELSQAILEQHFGIYGHVLRMQIFKPRNFPRGGAGRKAHRFQQLTGYVFYAQKRDAAKALHSRIHHVKGWKFHVQASDSWHQPDAYGMPRHPAVMLPNVERPPPPAIMSLNDHCLEHVLRYLTLSDQMHFARSCLRFRAVYQMATARLHKSVNLRQFDGMTVWDMRDFFQLSGCHVEKIEGEMPTTRAQRLCDFLAISCGNLKTIALFNSPMNARNMHKMFAKMHKLETLQLLMSEVSDRGLLALRSLRNLKTLNLTGNPLQGNTLAKLPGTIEKLSLNKCSYFEGAYLPKICHSFPRLKELSIKSIDMSWSNVYESLITGKRCAQLESLSISTHEGEKYEFVAQLPSLKSLFVYTTSPLRDTLRKELFEQLAQHKADQLERLELFGHAHLTGEMIANVAKLVGLRTLAISRIETENSLDELSGLVALERFTLRHSANVRDTAILQLFGACRKLCYVGLEDYPEVSEKLVLGIVAKVRQEMANKEMKRKLPIQLWTFFLGNDMERLLKTHPDKVPEDIIQLKCTSSPEYDLNMDFAHIIEDEEEFDSDDSNDLYTDSGDDDDDYFSDHDMFDVGFLSDEDIDSDSEFDPSYGYVHPSWPYDSNGDFVGFGLEYDSD